One part of the Oryzias melastigma strain HK-1 linkage group LG21, ASM292280v2, whole genome shotgun sequence genome encodes these proteins:
- the arl5a gene encoding ADP-ribosylation factor-like protein 5A, with the protein MGILFTKLWRLFNHQEHKVIIVGLDNAGKTTILYQFSMNEVVHTSPTIGSNVEEIVVNNTHFLMWDIGGQESLRSSWNTYYTNTEFVIVVVDSTDRERISVTKEELYRMLAHEDLRKAGLLIFANKQDVKGCMTVAEISQSLQLTSVKDHQWHIQACCALTGEGLCQGLEWMMSRLRVR; encoded by the exons ATGGGGATACTGTTCACAAAGCTATGGAGGCTTTTTAATCATCAAG agcaCAAAGTCATTATTGTTGGGCTGGACAATGCAGGCAAGACTACAATTCTTTACCAGTT TTCCATGAATGAGGTGGTGCACACCTCTCCTACAATAGGAAGTAATGTGGAAGAGATTGTTGTCAACAACACCCATTTTCTCATGTGGGACATCGGGGGTCAGGAGTCCCTTAGGTCTTCGTGGAATACATATTACACAAATACAGAG tTTGTAATTGTGGTGGTTGACAGCACAGACAGAGAAAGAATCTCTGTGACCAAAGAAGAACTCTACAGAATGCTGGCACATGAA gaCTTAAGAAAAGCAGGGTTATTAATCTTTGCCAACAAGCAGGATGTGAAAGGCTGTATGACTGTGGCTGAGATTTCTCAGAGTCTCCAACTTACCTCTGTCAAAGACCACCAGTGGCACATCCAGGCCTGTTGCGCCCTCACAGGGGAGGG GCTCTGCCAGGGTCTGGAGTGGATGATGTCACGACTGCGTGTGAGATGA